One genomic window of Quercus lobata isolate SW786 chromosome 9, ValleyOak3.0 Primary Assembly, whole genome shotgun sequence includes the following:
- the LOC115961437 gene encoding aspartic proteinase CDR1-like, which translates to MASGVKFHPCFLLSYYLIGVLVTAHNFPQAQLIPYYGQHLMKASIGTPPVDIYGIIDTASDLVWTQCVPCDVCFNQIHPKFDPKKSSTYSEISCHSKKCQEWDQIHCSPLNSCNYVSGYTSGLSKGVLAKEKVTITSTSGQAVSFDIAFGCAHNNTINYNDHTTGLIALGLGPLSFPSQIGSKMFSYCLLPYGTEYTDPSITGKISFGNGSEVVGDGVVSTPFVAVGNQYYVTLEGISVGDTYVPFNSSRKVSMGNILIDSGSTLFALPPDFYNRLEVEVKKRISIEPMKNDTLLGNRLCYRTEITNDNGPLLTVHFDGADVELKPIQIFNQPVRGYDIYCFAIINHAKTELADLGDQGLYGNYVQANFLIGFDLETRMVSFKPTDCTKL; encoded by the coding sequence ATGGCAAGTGGTGTCAAATTTCATCCGTGCTTCCTTCTCTCATATTATCTTATAGGTGTTTTGGTTACAGCtcataatttcccccaagcacAATTAATACCATACTACGGTCAGCATCTCATGAAGGCCTCAATTGGCACTCCACCAGTAGACATCTACGGCATCATCGATACAGCTAGTGACCTTGTGTGGACACAATGTGTACCTTGTGATGTTTGCTTTAATCAGATTCATCCCAAGTTCGATCCTAAAAAGTCCAGCACATACAGTGAAATTTCTTGTCATTCAAAAAAATGTCAAGAATGGGACCAAATCCATTGTTCTCCTCTAAATAGTTGCAATTACGTTAGTGGATATACAAGTGGTTTATCCAAAGGTGTTTTGGCCAAAGAAAAAGTCACCATCACTTCTACCTCTGGGCAAGCAGTTTCCTTTGATATTGCTTTTGGATGTGCACACAACAATACCATCAATTACAATGACCACACAACGGGACTCATTGCGTTAGGATTAGGGCCTTTGTcctttccttcacaaattggtAGCAAGATGTTTTCTTATTGCTTGTTGCCATATGGCACTGAATATACTGATCCTAGTATTACAGGCAAGATAAGTTTTGGCAATGGTAGTGAAGTTGTGGGTGATGGTGTGGTTTCAACACCATTTGTAGCTGTGGGAAATCAATATTATGTGACACTAGAAGGAATTAGTGTTGGAGACACATATGTGCCCTTTAACTCTTCAAGAAAGGTTTCTATGGGCAACATTTTAATCGATTCAGGATCAACACTATTCGCTTTGCCACCAGATTTTTATAATCGCTTAGAGGTGGAAGTGAAGAAGCGGATTTCAATTGAACCCATGAAAAATGACACTCTTTTGGGGAACCGGCTTTGCTATAGAACTGAAATTACTAATGATAATGGACCACTTTTGACTGTCCATTTTGATGGTGCAGATGTGGAGTTAAAGCCTatacaaattttcaatcaaCCGGTTAGAGGATATGATATTTACTGCTTTGCAATTATAAATCATGCAAAAACTGAATTGGCAGATTTGGGTGACCAAGGATTATATGGCAACTATGTTCAAGCTAATTTTTTGATTGGGTTTGACTTGGAAACAAGGATGGTCTCCTTCAAGCCGACTGATTGCACCAAACTGTAG
- the LOC115961435 gene encoding aspartic proteinase CDR1-like, whose amino-acid sequence MASGVKFHPCFLLSYYLIGVLVTAHNVPQAQLIPYYGQHLMKASIGTPPVDIYGIIDTASDLVWTQCVPCDVCFNQIHPKFEPKRSSTYSEISCHSNKCQEWDQVHCSPQNSCNYVSGYASGLSKGVLAKEKITITSTSGQAVSFDIAFGCAHNNTINYNDHTTGLIALGLGPLSFPSQIGSKRFSYCLLPYGTEYTDPSITGKISFGNGSEVVGDGVVSTPFVAMGNQYYVTLEGISVGDTYVPFNSSGKVSKGNVCIDSGSPPLTLPPYFYNRLEVEVKKQISIDPIKNETLTGTRLCYRTEITNENGPKLTVHFEGADVELKPTLIFNRPVHAYDIYCFAITNTANTALAYFGDKGLYGNYVQANLLIGFDLETRMVSFKPTDCTKL is encoded by the coding sequence ATGGCAAGCGGTGTCAAATTTCATCCATGCTTCCTTCTATCATATTATCTTATAGGTGTTTTGGTTACAGCTCATAATGTCCCCCAAGCACAATTAATACCATACTACGGTCAGCATCTCATGAAGGCCTCAATTGGCACTCCACCAGTAGACATCTATGGCATTATCGATACAGCTAGTGACCTTGTGTGGACACAATGTGTACCTTGTGATGTCTGCTTTAACCAGATTCATCCTAAGTTCGAACCTAAAAGGTCCAGCACATACAGTGAAATTTCTTGTCATTCAAATAAATGTCAAGAATGGGACCAAGTCCATTGTTCCCCTCAAAATAGTTGCAATTACGTCAGTGGATATGCAAGTGGTTTATCCAAAGGTGTTTTGGCCAAAGAAAAAATCACCATCACTTCTACCTCTGGGCAAGCAGTTTCCTTTGATATTGCTTTCGGATGTGCACACAACAATACCATAAATTACAATGACCACACAACGGGACTTATTGCGTTAGGATTAGGGCCTTTGTcctttccttcacaaattggtAGCAAGAGGTTTTCTTATTGCTTGTTGCCATATGGTACTGAATATACTGATCCTAGTATTACAGGCAAGATAAGTTTTGGCAATGGTAGTGAAGTTGTGGGTGATGGTGTGGTTTCAACACCATTTGTAGCTATGGGAAATCAATATTATGTGACACTAGAAGGAATTAGTGTTGGAGACACATATGTGCCCTTTAACTCTTCAGGTAAGGTTTCTAAGGGCAACGTTTGTATCGATTCAGGATCACCACCATTGACTTTGCCACCATATTTTTATAATCGCTTAGAGGTGGAAGTGAAGAAGCAGATTTCAATTGATCCCATTAAAAATGAAACTCTAACAGGGACACGGCTTTGCTATAGAACTGAAATTACTAACGaaaatggaccaaaattgaCTGTCCATTTTGAAGGTGCAGATGTGGAGTTAAAGCCTACACTAATTTTCAATCGACCGGTTCATGCATATGATATTTACTGCTTTGCAATTACTAATACTGCAAATACTGCATTGGCATATTTTGGTGACAAAGGATTATATGGCAACTATGTTCAAGCAAATTTGTTGATTGGGTTTGACTTGGAAACAAGGATGGTCTCGTTCAAGCCGACTGATTGCACTAAACTGTAG
- the LOC115961436 gene encoding aspartic proteinase CDR1-like codes for MASGVIFHPCFLLSYYLIGLLATANNVPQAQLIPYHGQHLIKASIGTPPVDIYGVADTGSNLVWTQCVPCDDCFNQTYPKFDPQKSCTYSEISCHSEKCHEWDQVHCSPQNSCNYVSGYVNGGSQGVLAKEKATITSTFGQAVSFDIAFGCSHNSNFHSDGHVTGIIGLGSGPLSFLSQIGSKRFSYCLLPFGTEYTDPSVTSKISFGNGSEVVGDGVVSTPFVDRESGHEYYVTLEGISVGDTYVPFNSSGKVSKGNMLIDSGSPTLSLPPDFYDRLEVEVKKQISIDPIKNDTLLGTRLCYRTEITNENGPILTVHFEGADVELKPIQTFNRPIKRYEYYCFGITNIASTYNEFSDGTGVYGNYVQANFLIGYDLETRMVSFKPTDCTKL; via the coding sequence ATGGCAAGCGGTGTCATATTTCATCCATGCTTCCTTCTCTCATATTATCTTATAGGCCTTTTGGCTACAGCTAATAATGTCCCCCAAGCACAATTAATACCATACCACGGTCAGCATCTCATAAAGGCCTCAATTGGCACTCCACCAGTAGACATCTATGGCGTTGCCGATACAGGTAGTAACCTTGTGTGGACACAATGTGTACCGTGTGATGACTGCTTCAATCAGACTTATCCCAAGTTCGATCCTCAAAAGTCCTGCACATACAGTGAAATTTCTTGTCATTCAGAAAAATGTCACGAATGGGACCAAGTCCATTGTTCTCCTCAAAATAGTTGCAATTACGTCAGTGGATATGTAAATGGTGGATCCCAAGGTGTTCTGGCCAAAGAAAAAGCCACCATCACTTCTACCTTCGGGCAAGCAGTTTCTTTTGACATTGCCTTTGGATGTTCACACAACAGTAACTTCCATTCCGATGGCCATGTAACGGGAATCATTGGGTTAGGATCAGGGCCTTTGTCCTTTCTTTCACAAATTGGTAGCAAGAGGTTTTCTTATTGCTTGTTGCCATTTGGTACTGAATATACTGATCCTAGTGTTACAAGCAAGATAAGTTTTGGCAATGGCAGTGAAGTTGTGGGTGATGGTGTGGTTTCAACACCATTTGTAGATCGAGAATCTGGACATGAATATTATGTGACACTAGAAGGAATTAGTGTTGGAGACACATATGTGCCCTTTAACTCTTCAGGTAAGGTTTCTAAGGGCAACATGTTAATCGATTCAGGATCACCAACATTGTCTTTGCCACCAGATTTTTACGATCGCTTAGAGGTGGAAGTGAAGAAGCAGATTTCAATTGATCCCATTAAGAATGACACTTTATTGGGGACACGGCTTTGCTATAGAACTGAAATTACTAATGAAAATGGACCAATATTGACTGTCCATTTTGAAGGTGCAGATGTGGAGTTAAAACCTATACAAACTTTCAATCGACCGATTAAAAGATATGAATATTATTGCTTTGGAATTACAAATATTGCAAGTACATATAACGAATTTTCGGATGGCACAGGAGTATACGGCAACTATGTTCAAGCAAATTTTTTGATTGGGTATGACTTGGAAACAAGGATGGTCTCCTTCAAGCCGACTGATTGCACAAAACTGTAG